A segment of the Methanomassiliicoccaceae archaeon DOK genome:
CCTCCTGTCCCTGAGGACCTCTCTGCTGAAGTCGTCACGGAGGGACTCCTCGCATACGACGTCGATGTCCGTGCCGAGGGCATCCCTGAGATCTGCATAGAATCCGCCCACCTCGAAGAGGCCGTAGTCGTCCGGTGTCAGGATGCAGAAGTCGTAGTCGCTGCCCTCGGTGTTGTCGCCGCGGGCCCTGGAGCCGAAGAGGTACACGCGGATCATCCCATGGCGGGCCGCTACAGCTCCGACTATCTGACAGAGCTCCTCGAACGTGTACTCCTTCACCTCGTCCATGGTTATGTGATGGCGTTTGCGCTATATAAACAAGGGTCGGGACCGGTTCGGAGTCCCATCTCACCCATCTTCACGCTCAACATCTACACAGGCCTGAAAGCACGGCCTCGGACCGGATCACCTCCGAAGCAGGAGCATCCGCAAAGGTCCGTTCTTCGTCAAAATCGCATTTGAACAGTGAGAATGGTCGGAATCGTGAATTTCGCTCCTTTGAGTATATAAGGAGTTTCGATTCCTTGTGTTACACTAAATCAAGGAATGTCATCGCATAAAGAATAAGCCGTCCAATCTTAGGAACGACCTATGGACGTCTGAATAGACCCCGGACAACAGAGAGCAGTGCATGGCCGGTCCGGAGTCGGGTCATCCCCTCGACAGAGGGCAATTCACAGGAGTGAAAACAAGATGACCAGAAATGGAATGGCGGCATATGCCGCAGGGAACTGCCAGTCGAACGACATCGAGGACACCGACGACATGACCGACTTCCTGTCGGAGAAGGTCGTGAGCATCGTCAGGATCCTCATCCCCGACGAGGGCATCAGGGCAATTGTCCTCGCCGACGCGTTCGCCAAGTGCTACGTGGACGACCTCTACACCGGAGACGTCTTCGAGGACATCGAGGACGCCAAGGACATGATCGGCG
Coding sequences within it:
- a CDS encoding nucleotidyltransferase is translated as MDEVKEYTFEELCQIVGAVAARHGMIRVYLFGSRARGDNTEGSDYDFCILTPDDYGLFEVGGFYADLRDALGTDIDVVCEESLRDDFSREVLRDRRLLYEA